The Salvelinus fontinalis isolate EN_2023a chromosome 36, ASM2944872v1, whole genome shotgun sequence genome window below encodes:
- the si:dkey-111f13.5 gene encoding inner centromere protein, producing the protein MSDMGSLQRMLNRTTLSTQRLLHTHILGLGEYFLPPSTSTSTSTSQDPGPSSFSPHSEQPEVGATQGESPWMAVFLQRAEEDKEKSLKQQEECLQVCFKEALLARERLEAEERQGERVEQQAQFEERCVGLRQEIEREMRLAVEETCGRMRAEIQREVEEERRREVEAMEAKVQENVKRLVRETEVCVRQQCEREAQKDLQILQDRHTVELALMQSRYRQLEQGLARVTGERMRYETEFKRLQCSYRQFVDLTESSLHSDYLLKLRRLGREPGYTDVAVQTDDVINTQDFT; encoded by the exons ATGTCTGACATGGGGTCTCTACAGAGGATGCTGAACCGGACCACCCTCTCCACACAGAggctcctccacacacacatcctgg GTCTGGGAGAGTATTTTCTCCCTccttccacctctacctccacaaGCACCAGCCAGGACCCAGGGCCATCCTCGTTCTCCCCCCACTCCGAGCAGCCAGAGGTGGGGGCCACACAGGGGGAGTCCCCCTGGATGGCAGTATTTCTGCAGAGGGCAGAGGAGGATAAAGAGAAGTCACTGAAACAACAGGAAGAG TGTCTGCAGGTGTGCTTCAAAGAGGCCTTATTGGCAAGGGAGAGGCTGGAGGCcgaggagaggcagggggagcgGGTAGAGCAGCAGGCCCAGTTTGAGGAGCGCTGTGTGGGGCTGCGACAGGAGATCGAGAGGGAGATGAGGCTGGCGGTGGAGGAGACCTGCGGAAGGATGAGGgctgagatacagagagaggtggaagaggagagacggagagaagtaGAGGCCATGGAGGCAAAAGTACAG gagaatGTGAAGAGGCTTGTTCGGGAAACAGAGGTGTGTGTGCGACAGCAGTGTGAAAGAGAGGCACAGAAGGACCTACAGATTCTCCAGGACAGACATACCGTGGAACTCGCTCTCATGCAAAGCCG GTACAGGCAGCTGGAGCAGGGTCTGGCCAGAGTCACAGGGGAGAGGATGAGATATGAGACAGAGTTTAAG agGTTACAGTGTAGTTACAGACAGTTTGTGGATCTGACCGAGTCCTCCCTCCACTCTGACTACCTGTTGAAGCTCCGTCGCCTGGGCAGAGAACCTGGCTATACAGACGTGGCGGTCCAGACGGATGATGTCATCAACACACAAGACTTTACCTGA